Within the Mycobacterium gordonae genome, the region CCAGCTTGGGCGCATATGCCGGGTCACCCCTGGGAATGTTGTACCGGCCGTCGGCAGCTGCCGCCTTGCAATTGGCGTAAGGCGGATCAGCCTGTGCTGCGGGCGCGGCGATCATCCC harbors:
- a CDS encoding excalibur calcium-binding domain-containing protein; this encodes MLGVGGMIAAPAAQADPPYANCKAAAADGRYNIPRGDPAYAPKLDRDNDGIACESH